From one Tsukamurella tyrosinosolvens genomic stretch:
- a CDS encoding ATP-binding protein, with amino-acid sequence MSTHDPCFVDELRTLFLFEKLSDEQLEWLCRRGHVETFPAGPVYSTGDPAQWLFVLLRGTIALSQKVGDAEVETTRSDQRGAYSGAWSAFLGKGGPAQKQYNSSMRAVTEAQFFMLPAEDFNEAMHEWFPMAVHLLEGVFYGGQRTRQMVEQRERLLALGSLSAGLTHELNNPAGAATRAATELRTRVGGMRHKLAGIASGKLDRTRLVDLVKFQEEAVEAVADAPDLGPLEASDREDELMDWLDDHDIGDGHVLAPVFVAAGLQTDFLDRVAGSLDDGPVLSGALRWLYYTVETELLMNEITDSTSRISTLVQAAKQYSQMDRAPFQVLDVRELLDSTVVMLSRKIGDGGVTVVRDYDPDLPDIQGYGAELNQVWTNLIDNAVQAMDGRGTLTLRAHRKEDAVVVEVADTGSGIPADVLPRIFEPFFTTKGVGEGTGLGLDISWRIVVNKHQGDLAVRSEPGNTVFTVELPIDGPQREAVIDDPGEPGEGLEP; translated from the coding sequence GTGAGCACTCATGACCCGTGCTTCGTCGACGAACTGCGCACCCTGTTTCTGTTCGAGAAGCTCAGCGACGAGCAACTGGAGTGGCTGTGCCGACGCGGCCACGTGGAGACCTTCCCGGCCGGCCCCGTCTACTCCACCGGCGATCCGGCGCAGTGGCTGTTCGTGCTGCTCAGGGGCACGATCGCGCTGTCGCAGAAGGTGGGCGACGCGGAGGTCGAGACCACCCGCTCCGATCAGCGCGGCGCCTACTCCGGCGCGTGGTCGGCGTTCCTCGGCAAGGGCGGGCCGGCGCAGAAGCAGTACAACTCGTCCATGCGCGCGGTGACCGAGGCGCAGTTCTTCATGCTGCCCGCCGAGGACTTCAACGAGGCGATGCACGAGTGGTTCCCGATGGCGGTGCACCTGCTGGAGGGCGTCTTCTACGGCGGGCAGCGCACCCGGCAGATGGTCGAGCAACGCGAGCGGCTGCTGGCGCTGGGCTCGCTCTCCGCCGGCCTCACCCACGAGCTGAACAACCCCGCCGGCGCGGCCACCCGCGCGGCCACGGAGCTGCGCACCCGTGTGGGCGGCATGCGGCACAAGCTGGCCGGCATCGCCAGCGGCAAGCTCGACCGGACGCGCCTCGTCGACCTGGTGAAGTTCCAGGAGGAGGCCGTCGAGGCGGTGGCGGACGCCCCCGACCTCGGTCCGCTCGAGGCCTCCGATCGCGAGGACGAGCTGATGGACTGGCTCGACGACCACGACATCGGCGACGGCCACGTGCTGGCCCCCGTGTTCGTGGCCGCGGGCCTGCAGACCGACTTCCTCGACCGCGTCGCGGGCTCGCTCGACGACGGGCCGGTGCTCTCCGGCGCGCTGCGCTGGCTGTACTACACCGTCGAGACCGAGCTGCTCATGAACGAGATCACCGACTCCACGAGCCGGATCTCCACCCTGGTGCAGGCGGCCAAGCAGTACTCGCAGATGGACCGCGCGCCCTTCCAGGTGCTCGACGTCCGCGAACTGCTCGACAGCACCGTCGTCATGCTCAGCCGCAAGATCGGCGACGGCGGCGTCACCGTGGTCCGCGACTACGACCCCGACCTGCCCGACATCCAGGGGTACGGCGCCGAGCTGAACCAGGTGTGGACCAACCTCATCGACAACGCGGTGCAGGCCATGGACGGCCGCGGCACCCTCACCCTGCGGGCGCACCGCAAGGAGGATGCGGTGGTCGTCGAGGTCGCCGACACCGGCTCCGGCATCCCCGCCGACGTGCTGCCCCGCATCTTCGAGCCCTTCTTCACCACCAAGGGCGTCGGCGAGGGAACCGGACTGGGCCTGGACATCTCGTGGCGCATCGTGGTGAACAAACACCAGGGCGACCTGGCGGTGCGCTCCGAGCCGGGGAACACCGTGTTCACCGTGGAACTGCCCATCGACGGGCCGCAGCGCGAAGCAGTGATCGACGATCCCGGCGAGCCGGGAGAAGGACTGGAGCCATGA
- a CDS encoding UBP-type zinc finger domain-containing protein, which yields MSEPTDPIDPTVPPSGAGCVECDAAGGWWVHLRRCAKCGHIGCCDSSPSQHASAHARASGHPIVQSFEPGEAWFWDYVSEDYYDGPLLADPQNRPVDQAVPGPAGRVPADWRNHVH from the coding sequence ATGAGCGAACCGACCGACCCGATCGATCCGACGGTGCCGCCCAGCGGCGCCGGGTGCGTGGAGTGCGACGCCGCCGGCGGCTGGTGGGTGCACCTGCGCCGCTGCGCGAAGTGCGGCCACATCGGCTGCTGCGACTCCTCGCCGTCGCAGCACGCGAGCGCCCACGCCCGCGCGAGCGGCCATCCCATCGTGCAGAGCTTCGAGCCCGGCGAGGCCTGGTTCTGGGACTACGTCTCCGAGGACTACTACGACGGTCCGCTGCTCGCCGACCCGCAGAACCGGCCCGTCGACCAGGCCGTGCCCGGCCCCGCGGGACGCGTGCCCGCCGACTGGCGGAACCACGTGCACTGA
- a CDS encoding S-(hydroxymethyl)mycothiol dehydrogenase, producing the protein MPQTVRGIVARAKGEPVEVVPIVIPDPGPGEVVVAVQACGVCHTDLHYREGGINDEFPFLLGHEAAGVVETVGEGVDHVVPGDFVVLNWRAVCGQCRACKRGKPQYCFDTFNATQKMTLEDGTELSPALGIGAFAEKTLVHQGQCTKVDPEADPAVVGLLGCGVMAGLGAAVNTGGVSRGDTVAVIGCGGVGDAAIAGARLVGARTIIAVDRDPKKLEWARELGATHTVNAAESDAVDAIQELTDGFGADVVIDAVGRPETWKQAFYARDLAGTVVLVGVPTPDLTLDMPLIDFFSRGGALKSSWYGDCLPERDFPQLVDLYRQGRLPLEKFVTERIGLDEVEQAFATMHRGEVLRSVVVL; encoded by the coding sequence GTGCCGCAGACCGTCAGAGGAATCGTCGCCCGCGCGAAGGGCGAGCCCGTCGAAGTGGTCCCGATCGTGATCCCCGATCCCGGCCCCGGTGAGGTGGTGGTCGCGGTGCAGGCGTGCGGCGTCTGCCACACCGACCTGCACTACCGCGAGGGCGGCATCAACGACGAGTTCCCCTTCCTGCTCGGCCACGAGGCCGCCGGCGTGGTCGAAACCGTCGGTGAGGGAGTCGATCACGTCGTGCCCGGCGACTTCGTCGTGCTCAACTGGCGCGCCGTGTGCGGCCAGTGCCGCGCCTGCAAGCGCGGCAAGCCGCAGTACTGCTTCGACACCTTCAACGCCACGCAGAAGATGACCCTCGAGGACGGCACCGAGCTCTCGCCCGCTCTCGGCATCGGCGCCTTCGCGGAGAAGACCCTGGTCCACCAGGGGCAGTGCACCAAGGTCGATCCCGAGGCCGACCCCGCCGTCGTGGGCCTCCTCGGCTGCGGCGTCATGGCCGGCCTCGGCGCCGCCGTGAACACCGGCGGCGTCTCGCGCGGTGACACGGTGGCCGTGATCGGTTGCGGCGGTGTGGGAGACGCGGCCATCGCGGGCGCCCGCCTCGTCGGCGCGCGCACCATCATCGCCGTCGACCGCGACCCGAAGAAGCTGGAGTGGGCGCGCGAGCTCGGCGCCACGCACACCGTCAACGCGGCGGAAAGCGATGCGGTGGATGCGATCCAGGAGCTCACCGACGGTTTCGGCGCCGACGTCGTGATCGACGCCGTCGGCCGCCCCGAGACGTGGAAGCAGGCCTTCTACGCCCGCGACCTGGCAGGCACCGTCGTGCTGGTGGGCGTGCCGACCCCCGACCTGACCCTCGACATGCCGCTCATCGACTTCTTCTCGCGCGGTGGGGCTCTCAAGTCGTCGTGGTACGGCGACTGCCTGCCCGAGCGGGACTTCCCGCAGCTCGTCGACCTGTACCGCCAGGGCCGCCTGCCGCTGGAGAAGTTCGTCACCGAGCGGATCGGCCTCGACGAGGTGGAGCAGGCCTTCGCGACCATGCACCGCGGCGAGGTGCTGCGCTCGGTGGTGGTCCTGTGA
- a CDS encoding MBL fold metallo-hydrolase — MTLRVERVITSGTFSLDGGTWDVDNNVWLVGDDSEVVVIDAAHSADPIVDAVGGRTVRGIVCTHGHNDHVTVAPELSERLDAPILLHPGDDVLWDMTHPGVGHEDLAADSRIAVGGTEIRVIHAPGHSPGSVCLYLPEAGQLFSGDTLFAGGPGATGRSYSDFSVIIESIRDRLFALPPETVVNTGHGDGTTLGAESPHLEEWIRRGH; from the coding sequence GTGACGCTGCGCGTCGAACGCGTCATCACGTCGGGCACCTTCAGCCTCGACGGCGGCACCTGGGACGTCGACAACAACGTCTGGCTGGTCGGCGACGACAGCGAGGTGGTGGTGATCGACGCCGCCCACTCCGCCGACCCGATCGTCGACGCCGTCGGCGGGCGGACCGTGCGCGGAATCGTCTGCACCCATGGGCACAACGATCACGTGACCGTCGCGCCGGAGCTGTCCGAGCGGCTCGACGCGCCGATCCTGCTGCACCCCGGCGACGACGTCCTGTGGGACATGACCCATCCGGGCGTCGGGCACGAGGATCTCGCCGCCGACAGCCGGATCGCCGTCGGCGGCACCGAGATCCGCGTGATCCACGCGCCCGGCCACTCGCCGGGGTCGGTGTGCCTGTACCTGCCCGAGGCCGGGCAGCTGTTCAGCGGCGACACCCTGTTCGCCGGCGGGCCCGGTGCGACCGGCCGCTCGTACAGCGACTTCTCCGTGATCATCGAGTCCATCCGGGACCGGCTGTTCGCGCTGCCGCCGGAGACGGTCGTGAACACCGGGCACGGCGACGGCACCACGCTGGGCGCGGAATCCCCGCACCTGGAGGAATGGATCCGTCGGGGCCACTGA
- a CDS encoding condensation domain-containing protein, whose protein sequence is MEFVIMFYMISGFSEQWQCPAGEWAVWAPDATTKEAMRTAPDQDVCTSYVQADHLRSGIDGEACTRRLVFTTFTIHDVFDRTIVESVFTEFVRAHGVFHTAFPVSAAPDPRGRTLSPEQIDLAVEATSETHPGDTVKGYLMANVPELHDWAAFAFAVTGVENARPGAVEPHFQVVVCSDHLYTDGVSQAVSFFELVSRYTAARSGAPYTPVPVRPHREFTREQRTLAATLTPTHPDVVQWRETLRRSGGMPRYPLPLGLADGEAAPGRIAVHASFIDADRTARFGAAAKRAGANMNSALLAVLGQVHHNLTGDELFTMLIPRADRSATGDAMAVGWYVTLVPVQFSASGSFDEVARNAHEAVATAKQLDRTPVFPVIDLLADDPEFPVEHGFTAPMLSYIDVTRVPGAELARQHDFSVFANATPSREVFTWINRDESGLDFNAMHPDTTQATRSVDTVFRLLRDRIIEVADRSPALISA, encoded by the coding sequence ATGGAGTTCGTCATCATGTTCTACATGATCTCGGGTTTCTCAGAGCAGTGGCAGTGCCCGGCGGGAGAGTGGGCCGTCTGGGCTCCGGACGCGACCACCAAGGAGGCGATGCGCACCGCCCCTGACCAGGACGTCTGCACGTCCTACGTGCAGGCCGACCACCTGCGCAGCGGCATCGACGGCGAGGCCTGCACCCGCCGGCTCGTTTTCACCACATTCACGATCCACGATGTTTTCGATCGAACAATCGTCGAATCGGTCTTCACCGAATTCGTCCGCGCGCACGGCGTTTTCCATACCGCTTTCCCGGTATCGGCGGCCCCGGATCCGCGCGGCCGCACCCTTTCTCCGGAACAGATCGATCTCGCCGTCGAGGCCACCTCGGAAACGCACCCCGGTGACACCGTCAAGGGCTACCTGATGGCGAACGTGCCGGAACTGCACGACTGGGCGGCGTTCGCCTTCGCCGTGACCGGCGTCGAGAACGCGCGCCCCGGGGCCGTCGAGCCGCACTTCCAGGTGGTGGTCTGCTCGGACCACCTGTACACCGACGGCGTGTCTCAGGCCGTGAGCTTCTTCGAGCTCGTGTCCCGGTACACCGCGGCCCGCAGCGGCGCCCCGTACACGCCGGTGCCGGTCCGCCCGCACCGCGAGTTCACCCGGGAGCAGCGCACGCTGGCCGCCACGCTGACGCCGACCCACCCGGACGTCGTGCAGTGGCGCGAGACGCTGCGCCGGTCGGGCGGCATGCCGCGCTACCCCCTGCCCCTCGGCCTGGCCGACGGCGAGGCCGCCCCGGGCCGCATCGCGGTGCACGCCTCGTTCATCGACGCCGACCGCACCGCCCGGTTCGGCGCGGCGGCCAAGCGGGCCGGCGCGAACATGAACAGCGCGCTCCTCGCGGTGCTCGGGCAGGTCCACCACAACCTCACCGGCGACGAGCTGTTCACCATGCTCATCCCCCGCGCCGACCGGTCCGCCACCGGCGACGCGATGGCGGTCGGTTGGTACGTGACGCTGGTGCCCGTCCAGTTCTCGGCCTCCGGGAGCTTCGACGAGGTCGCCCGCAACGCGCACGAGGCGGTCGCGACGGCGAAGCAGCTCGACCGCACGCCGGTGTTCCCGGTCATCGACCTGCTGGCCGACGATCCGGAGTTCCCCGTGGAGCACGGTTTCACCGCGCCGATGCTCTCCTACATCGACGTGACGCGGGTGCCGGGCGCGGAACTGGCTCGGCAGCACGACTTCTCGGTGTTCGCGAACGCCACGCCCTCGCGCGAGGTGTTCACGTGGATCAACCGCGACGAGTCGGGCCTGGACTTCAACGCGATGCACCCCGACACCACGCAGGCGACCCGCTCGGTGGACACCGTCTTCCGGCTGCTCCGCGACCGCATCATCGAGGTCGCCGACCGCTCCCCCGCCCTCATCTCGGCGTAG
- a CDS encoding polysaccharide biosynthesis protein — MAANLCSYLVHLPASRWLGPAGYGEFAALLQLSLILAVPALALQTVVARQVVRGAGAAQMRALGYRIALGAGVLALVAVPLAAAGLHTRAITAAAALAAAPALVLLAVEQGLLQGERRFGRLAALLALAGVGKLAFTVPGLLLGPGPALLGTTVGALVAAVVGRALAGAPSGHAAGPDAGVRAVLGASSVQLVLVVFASLDLLLSRPVLGAAAAGTYALGAVAAKVAFWLPQAVGVVFYPQLATPGRARGALRTVVGLLTALGLACIAGAAVCAPLATLLAGEDYRPVQGLLWLFAAQGALLALLQGLLLYAIAIERTRMALFAWVVVAAEAAILLTLPHTPAEMITAAALCALAAVMVIGAVVTVSARRASGSRSPRSATRPAAAER; from the coding sequence ATGGCGGCGAACCTGTGCTCCTACCTGGTGCACCTGCCCGCGAGCCGCTGGCTCGGGCCCGCCGGGTACGGCGAGTTCGCCGCCCTCCTGCAGCTGTCGTTGATCCTCGCGGTGCCCGCGCTCGCGCTGCAGACCGTCGTCGCGCGGCAGGTCGTCCGCGGCGCCGGGGCCGCGCAGATGCGGGCGCTGGGCTACCGGATCGCCCTCGGCGCGGGTGTGCTGGCGCTGGTCGCGGTGCCGCTGGCCGCTGCGGGCCTGCACACCCGGGCGATCACGGCCGCCGCCGCGCTGGCCGCCGCGCCCGCGCTCGTGCTGCTCGCCGTCGAGCAGGGGCTGCTGCAGGGCGAGCGGCGCTTCGGGCGGCTCGCGGCGCTCCTCGCACTGGCGGGGGTCGGCAAGCTCGCCTTCACCGTGCCGGGGCTGCTGCTGGGCCCCGGGCCGGCGCTCCTCGGCACGACGGTGGGCGCCCTGGTCGCGGCCGTCGTCGGCCGGGCGCTGGCCGGGGCCCCGTCGGGACACGCGGCCGGGCCGGACGCGGGGGTGCGCGCGGTGCTCGGCGCCAGCTCCGTGCAGCTGGTGCTCGTCGTCTTCGCCTCGCTCGACCTGCTGCTCTCCCGGCCCGTGCTCGGAGCGGCCGCGGCCGGCACCTACGCCCTCGGCGCGGTGGCCGCGAAGGTCGCGTTCTGGCTGCCGCAGGCCGTCGGCGTCGTCTTCTACCCGCAGCTCGCCACCCCCGGCCGTGCCCGCGGCGCCCTGCGCACCGTCGTCGGGCTGCTGACCGCGCTCGGCCTGGCCTGCATCGCCGGCGCGGCGGTGTGCGCCCCGCTCGCGACGCTGCTGGCCGGCGAGGACTACCGGCCCGTCCAGGGACTGCTGTGGCTGTTCGCCGCGCAGGGCGCGCTGCTCGCCCTGCTGCAGGGGCTGCTGCTCTACGCCATCGCCATCGAACGGACCCGGATGGCGCTGTTCGCCTGGGTGGTGGTCGCGGCCGAGGCGGCGATCCTGCTCACCCTGCCGCACACCCCCGCCGAAATGATCACCGCCGCGGCGCTGTGTGCGCTCGCGGCGGTGATGGTGATCGGTGCGGTCGTGACCGTCAGCGCTCGTCGCGCTTCCGGAAGTCGATCGCCTCGGTCTGC